Proteins from a single region of Candidatus Deferrimicrobiaceae bacterium:
- a CDS encoding flavin reductase, with protein MRSAVALTPVRSALVGAPYVEEFPLVLECRLLPTFEIGLHTRFVGEILDVKAEESVLGEKGLPDIEKVRPILFDPEINTCHGVGKLPGCAYSIGKTVR; from the coding sequence ATCCGATCCGCCGTCGCGCTTACCCCCGTCCGGAGCGCCCTCGTGGGCGCACCGTATGTCGAGGAATTTCCCCTCGTCCTCGAGTGTCGGCTTCTCCCTACGTTCGAGATCGGGCTGCACACCCGGTTCGTCGGGGAGATTTTGGACGTAAAGGCAGAGGAATCCGTGCTCGGCGAGAAGGGACTCCCCGACATCGAGAAGGTGAGGCCGATCCTCTTCGACCCAGAGATCAACACCTGCCACGGGGTAGGCAAGCTTCCTGGCTGTGCCTACTCGATCGGGAAAACGGTTCGGTGA
- a CDS encoding aldo/keto reductase, with protein MKKRKLGNSGREVAPLALGGNVFGWTADEKTSFRLLDAFTAAGGDLIDTADIYSAWVPGHKGGESETVLGKWLKRDGNRKKVLVATKVGMEMGPDKKGLSKPYILRAAEDSLRRLQTDYIDLYQAHADDPETPLEETLEAFAQLTRQGKVRAIGASNYNAERLSKALQVSKRHGHPAYRSLQPLYNLYDRAEYEAELEPLCREKGLGVIPYFPLAAGFLTGKYRSEKDLAGRARGEFVKKYLDDRGFRILDALDQVGRRYHSAPATVALAWLIARPGITAPIA; from the coding sequence ATGAAGAAACGCAAACTGGGAAATTCCGGACGGGAAGTGGCTCCGCTGGCGCTGGGAGGCAATGTCTTCGGATGGACCGCGGATGAAAAAACGTCATTCCGGCTGTTGGACGCGTTCACGGCCGCAGGCGGCGACTTGATCGACACGGCGGATATCTACTCCGCGTGGGTCCCGGGTCACAAGGGCGGCGAATCCGAGACCGTTCTCGGCAAATGGCTGAAGCGGGACGGGAACCGGAAGAAGGTCCTCGTCGCCACGAAGGTCGGAATGGAGATGGGCCCGGACAAGAAGGGGCTTTCGAAGCCTTATATCCTGCGCGCGGCGGAGGATTCTCTGCGACGGCTGCAGACGGACTACATCGATCTGTATCAGGCCCACGCCGACGATCCGGAGACGCCGTTGGAGGAGACACTGGAAGCCTTTGCGCAACTGACCCGGCAGGGGAAGGTTCGGGCGATCGGGGCCTCGAACTACAACGCGGAACGGCTCTCAAAGGCATTGCAGGTCAGCAAGCGACACGGGCATCCCGCCTACCGGAGCCTTCAGCCTTTGTACAACCTGTACGATCGTGCCGAGTATGAAGCGGAGCTCGAACCCCTCTGCCGGGAAAAGGGATTGGGCGTCATCCCCTACTTCCCGCTGGCCGCCGGGTTCCTCACGGGAAAATACCGGTCGGAAAAGGACCTTGCGGGCCGCGCGCGAGGCGAATTCGTCAAGAAATACCTGGATGACCGGGGGTTTCGGATTCTCGATGCGCTGGACCAGGTGGGCCGGCGATATCATTCGGCTCCCGCCACGGTCGCTCTCGCCTGGTTGATCGCGCGCCCCGGCATCACCGCTCCCATTGC